One genomic segment of Rubripirellula tenax includes these proteins:
- a CDS encoding ATP-grasp domain-containing protein produces MAHNPANELVVAILHQAVPPPRIGNTLKPMKPGGYRDSGADIAFALRSMGIKIVTECRVRPDDDSGWSFPDSEIGIDNAIARGANCLWLNTVLYEGHSIEQWLHRVRIVGQHPSMVHRCDDKYETNQLLRHSGCPVVDSRLVDLRKDETPIEFPVVIKPVRGRGSQGVRVILDAQQWRAAVDDFLTQGSFGTIAILEPFLAGEECTVTIMPPGRFSLHEKACDFESPWCLPPVQRFNHEFGVAPYNGTVAVTKNSRVFDNRECRAATTKELMQACVLAYGIVDARAPIRIDCRKDHEGRWLMFDLNAKPNMTGAGRPGRENQDGLVAMASISTGLSYRNLVSDLVVNSWTVEEIDSP; encoded by the coding sequence ATGGCGCATAACCCTGCTAACGAACTGGTTGTAGCAATACTTCATCAGGCCGTTCCACCGCCAAGGATCGGTAATACATTGAAACCGATGAAACCTGGGGGCTATAGGGACAGTGGAGCTGACATTGCGTTTGCGCTGCGTTCTATGGGAATCAAAATCGTAACTGAATGTCGTGTTCGGCCAGACGATGACTCTGGCTGGTCCTTTCCTGATTCTGAAATTGGAATCGATAACGCGATAGCGCGTGGTGCCAATTGCCTTTGGTTGAACACAGTTCTCTATGAAGGCCATTCGATTGAACAGTGGCTACACCGTGTTCGGATTGTTGGGCAGCATCCCAGCATGGTTCATCGATGCGATGACAAGTACGAAACGAATCAGCTACTCCGTCACTCGGGCTGTCCGGTGGTTGACAGTCGACTCGTCGACCTTCGCAAAGATGAGACGCCGATTGAATTTCCCGTTGTAATCAAGCCAGTACGTGGGCGAGGCAGTCAAGGTGTTCGCGTGATTCTGGATGCCCAACAATGGCGAGCGGCGGTAGACGATTTTCTCACGCAGGGGTCGTTTGGGACAATCGCGATACTCGAGCCGTTCCTTGCAGGCGAGGAATGCACGGTCACTATCATGCCGCCTGGAAGGTTTTCATTGCATGAGAAAGCCTGTGACTTTGAATCGCCGTGGTGCCTTCCTCCGGTGCAAAGATTTAATCATGAATTTGGCGTGGCACCCTACAATGGTACGGTCGCAGTGACCAAAAACAGCAGAGTCTTCGACAACCGAGAGTGTCGGGCGGCGACTACGAAAGAGCTGATGCAAGCATGCGTGCTGGCATATGGCATCGTCGACGCTCGCGCACCGATTCGGATTGATTGCAGGAAAGACCATGAAGGTCGTTGGCTGATGTTTGACCTCAATGCAAAGCCGAATATGACCGGGGCAGGTCGTCCCGGTCGAGAGAATCAGGATGGACTCGTTGCCATGGCCAGCATCTCTACGGGGCTGAGTTACCGAAATCTTGTCTCTGACCTAGTAGTCAATTCGTGGACGGTTGAGGAAATCGACTCTCCGTAG
- a CDS encoding TauD/TfdA family dioxygenase — translation MIQDANLQESTGKKPTPLSLSLHRDSVPIDLGLLASQIAVCGYAVVQGAGHQRDQLAELATQFGNIQFHERSASDGVVEIESAPANGNTDAQFAGQGIAAFPFHTDGSYLDEIRQIDRDVFVRVNPPRGLVIQCVRPAQFGGNLVLCDGLAVSRAIQAESPGLFAELRRFDVASVCRGGRICTKFPVFGYGSLGLKVRFRSDHFLWADAAGKFAVEELVERYFQDESFQTEVEMIPGDMVIIDNHRMLHSRKAIVGDTPQGRLMRRIWIAAETEYLFARSGATTQQSYLEDATVDDYRTVSSPLPFRDRLQWPTVGGSSHGA, via the coding sequence ATGATTCAAGACGCAAACTTACAGGAGTCAACCGGCAAGAAGCCCACACCGTTGTCGCTGTCCTTGCATCGCGACTCGGTGCCAATCGATCTTGGTTTGCTCGCTAGCCAAATCGCAGTGTGCGGATATGCGGTCGTCCAAGGCGCGGGACACCAACGCGACCAATTGGCAGAGTTGGCAACCCAATTTGGAAATATTCAATTTCACGAACGGTCGGCCAGCGACGGGGTGGTCGAGATCGAATCAGCACCAGCTAACGGCAACACTGATGCGCAATTTGCCGGGCAGGGAATAGCCGCTTTTCCGTTTCATACCGACGGAAGTTATCTTGACGAAATCCGGCAAATTGACCGTGACGTTTTTGTGCGCGTTAATCCTCCTCGCGGCCTAGTTATTCAGTGTGTCCGGCCGGCGCAGTTTGGTGGCAATCTAGTCCTTTGCGATGGCTTGGCAGTGTCCCGAGCCATTCAAGCAGAGTCACCAGGATTGTTCGCTGAACTACGCCGGTTCGATGTCGCGTCTGTTTGCCGTGGCGGTCGTATCTGCACAAAGTTCCCAGTCTTCGGTTACGGGAGTTTGGGCCTCAAGGTTCGGTTTCGGTCTGACCATTTTCTTTGGGCTGATGCGGCCGGCAAGTTTGCTGTGGAGGAGTTGGTTGAACGTTATTTTCAAGACGAGAGTTTCCAAACCGAAGTGGAAATGATACCGGGCGATATGGTCATCATTGACAATCACCGGATGCTGCATAGTCGAAAGGCGATTGTTGGTGACACGCCGCAGGGGAGACTGATGCGACGTATCTGGATTGCGGCAGAAACCGAATACCTATTTGCACGATCTGGCGCGACCACGCAACAGAGCTACTTGGAAGACGCAACGGTCGACGACTACCGAACGGTTTCATCGCCATTGCCATTTCGCGATCGATTGCAGTGGCCGACCGTGGGAGGTTCGTCTCATGGCGCATAA